The Deinococcus yavapaiensis KR-236 genomic sequence AAGGATGAACAACGGTGTGTGCGCGATCATCGTGACCTTCAATCGCAAGCACAAACTCGTCGAGTGTCTTCGGCGTGTCGAGGCCCTGACCGTTCGGCCGCAGCACGTCCTCGTGGTGGACAACGCTTCCACCGACGGGACGGGCGACGTCGTCCGAGAGCAGTTTCCGCACTTCGACCTCCTGACGCTCGACCATAACGTCGGCGGCGCGGGCGGCTTCTCGGCGGGCATGCGGCGCGCGTACGCGGCGGGCTTCGAATACGTGTGGTTGTTCGACGACGACGCCTTCGCCGATCCCGCCTGCTTGGAGCGTCTGCTCGCCGAAGCGCCCCACGCGGACGTCGTCGTGCCGATGCAAATCGATCAAGCGGGCCGTCGGTACGGCGTCTATCACTGGGACAACGGAACGGTCGAACTCGACAAGGACCGCGCCCGCGTGTTCGACGTCGACGTCTTCGCGTTCGTCGGGCCCTTGATGCCGCGTCACGTCATCCAAGCGATCGGGCTGCCGCGAGAAGACTTCTTCATCTGCGCCGACGACCTGGAGTACTCCCTGCGCATCAAGAACGCGGGCTTTCGCACGGTGTGTGTCGCCGACGCGGTCTTTCACCACGATTACGGCGGCAACACCGTGACCGTGAAGCGCTGGCGCCTCACGAGCATCCGCCGCACGTCTCCCGCGTGGAAGAACTACTACAACACCCGCAACGACATCCTCATCGCGCGCACCCTCGCGCCGCAGCAGACGTTGCCGTACGTCACGCACCTTCTTCGCAAGCACGTGCGCTCCTCGCTCGGCGAAGCCGTGTTCGACGTGGACTTCGCGCAGAAGTGGAAGTACACGACGCTCGGCGTGGTCGACGGCGTGCTCAACCGTTCGGGCAAGCGGCTGGATCCGGCGTCGTTGCGAGCGAAGCGGCCATGACGCGCAAACTTCGCGTGCTGTTCGTCTTCCAAAGCTTGGAGGGGCGCGGGCCCGAACGCGTGGCGCTCAACATCGTCTCGCACCTCGACCGCTCTCTCTTCGAGCCGAGCCTGTGGGTGCTCAAGCCCGACGAGGATCTTCGCGCGGACGTTCCGAGCGACGTGCCCATCGACGTGGCCCTCGCCGACGGAGCGCGCATTCGGCAGCAACTGCCGCGCATGTGGCGCTCGCTCGTGAAGCGCGCACGTGAAGCGGACGTCATCGTCGCGACGGTCGAACTGTTACCGACGTACCTCGCCTTCGCGGCGGGCGTGGCCGCGCGCAAACCGGTGCTCGGCTGGGTCCACAACCAGATGGACCGAGTGTTCGCGGCCTTTCCGAAGTGGAACTTTCACGCGTCGAAGTTCGTGTATCGCCGTCTCGCGCGCACCGTTTCGGTGTCGCAGGGAGTGCAGGACACCTTGCGGCGATTGCAGGACTTGCCGTCCGATCGCCTGCTCGTCTTGCACAATCCCCAGAACCTTCGGGCCATCGAAGCGCGCCGTGACGAGGCGTTGCCCGACTGGGCGGCGTTCATGAGCGAGCAGCCCACGATTCTCGCCGCCGGTCGCTTGACGCACCAAAAGGGCTTCGATTTGCTGATCGACGCGCACGCCCGCCTGCGCGAGCGAGGATCGCGGCACAACCTCGTGATTCTCGGGCGAGGCGAGCTTCACGACGAGCTCAAGCGTCAAGCGAGCGACCTCGGCGTGGCCGACAGCGTGTTCCTGCCCGGCTTCACCGCCAATCCGTACGCGTTCATGCGTCACGCGACCGCCTTCGCACTCTCTTCTCGTTACGAGGGGCTGGTCGGGGTCGTCGTGGAGGCGATGGCGTGCGGCTTGCCGGTCGTGGCCTTCGATTGTCCGTCGGGCACCGCCGAGTTGCTGCAAGACGGTCGTTGTGGGCTGCTCGCGCCTCCCGAGGACGTGTCGGCACTCGCCGACCGCTTGGGCGAGGTGCTGCGAGACGAGAAGTTGCGCCGTCATCTGTCCGAGCAGGGAACTCGCCGCGCGCTCGACTTCGCGCCGGAGCGCATCGTGCCGCAGTGGGAGCAGTTGCTGGCGGACGTCGTCGTCAGTCCTGCCGTTCACCGCGTGTCCACGCTCAACTCGTCGTTGTGACGTTCGCCTCCGGGCGCAGGCATCGAAGGCGCGGCTCGATGCCTGCGCCTCGCTGACTCGTCCATGAGAAGTTTCCTGATCTTTCCGAGTCCGCGTGTGTCACCTACGAACGCGTCGTTCGGATCATAGTGAGAAACGCATCGGAGACACCTCTATCCTCGCTTCCCCGCTTCCTCACCGACTGCTCAGGAGATCGTATGCACGTTCGACTTGCCTTGCTCGCTTTGCCCCTCGTCCTCGCCGCGTGCGGCAGCCCTGCTCTCGACGCGCCCGGAGATCCTTACGCGGACGGCGTGAGCCACGCTTGGTCGGACGGTGCGGGCCTCACCTCGTCCGGCGCTGTCAAGCCCGCGTCGACGCGTGACTTGCGCGGCACCGTCTTTCTCGGTTCGCTCACGTGGGCCTCGGCCAGCAACGGGTGGGGTCCGATCGAGAAGGACGTGAGCAACGGCGAGTCGGCGGCAGGCGACGGCCGTCGGTTGTCCATCGACGGGCGAAAGTTCGCCAAGGGCCTCGGCATGCACGCGGACGCGCGCGTCACGTACCGGCTCGGAGGTGCGTGCCGAACCTTCGCGGCCTTCGTCGGCATCGACGACGAAGTCGGAAATCGCGGAAGCGCCGTCTTCCGCGTGCTCGCCGACGGAACGTTGAAGTTCGACAGCGGCGTGCTGCGCGGCGCGGACGGCGCCAAGAGCGTGAACGTCGACGTGAGCGGCGCGCGCGAAGTGACGCTCGTCACGACGGACGCGGGCGATGGCATCGCGTACGATCACGCCAACTGGGCCGACGCCCGAGTAGCGTGCACGGGCGGTTCGACGTTCGTGTCCTCGCCGCCGAGCGGGAGCCTCGACTCGTCGTTCGCCACCATTCAAGCGGACTTCGCCGTGCGCGACACGGCCGTGCAGCCCGACGGCAAGCTGCTCGTGCTGGGCCACTCGTCGGATCTCAACAGCCTCGGCTACGTCATCGCGCGCTACAACGCCGACGGAACGCCCGACCTCGCCTTCGGCACGAACGGCCGCACGACGCTGAGCGTCGGTTCGCTCAACTACGCGGCGAGCATCGCGGTGCAATCCGACGGCAAGATCGTCGCGTCGGGTCGAAGCGAGTTTCCCAAGCCCCTGCCCGATATCGGAGCGCAAGTCGTCGACGTCGTCATGCGGCTCACGGCGAGCGGGCAACGCGACGTGACCTTCGGTTCGAACGGCGTCGTTATTCTCGGCCGCGCGTCGGGCAGCTCGCTCGACCTCGCGTCGCAACCCGACGGCAAGATGCTGCTCGTGCAAGGCGCGCCCTTCTCGGTCTTGCGACTGCTGCCCGACGGAACCCGCGACTTCGCGTTCGGCCCGAACGGTCGCGTGGACCTCTCGTTCGACGTTCCGAGCGGCGAGACCGTGGCGAGTTCCGAAGCGACGCGCGTCGCCTCGCAAAGCGACGGGCGCATCGTGCTGAGCGGCGTGCGGCGCTTGCAGAACACCGATGGGTCCACGCGCAGCGAGTGGCTTGTAGCGCGCTTGACGTCGAACGGCACGCTCGACTCGTCGTTCGACGCGGACGGCCGTCTCGTGGCTTTCGACGATTCCCTGCACGCGGCGCGGCTCACGGATCTCGTCGTCGGCGCGAACGGAGACGTCG encodes the following:
- a CDS encoding glycosyltransferase family 2 protein; this translates as MNNGVCAIIVTFNRKHKLVECLRRVEALTVRPQHVLVVDNASTDGTGDVVREQFPHFDLLTLDHNVGGAGGFSAGMRRAYAAGFEYVWLFDDDAFADPACLERLLAEAPHADVVVPMQIDQAGRRYGVYHWDNGTVELDKDRARVFDVDVFAFVGPLMPRHVIQAIGLPREDFFICADDLEYSLRIKNAGFRTVCVADAVFHHDYGGNTVTVKRWRLTSIRRTSPAWKNYYNTRNDILIARTLAPQQTLPYVTHLLRKHVRSSLGEAVFDVDFAQKWKYTTLGVVDGVLNRSGKRLDPASLRAKRP
- a CDS encoding glycosyltransferase, with product MTRKLRVLFVFQSLEGRGPERVALNIVSHLDRSLFEPSLWVLKPDEDLRADVPSDVPIDVALADGARIRQQLPRMWRSLVKRAREADVIVATVELLPTYLAFAAGVAARKPVLGWVHNQMDRVFAAFPKWNFHASKFVYRRLARTVSVSQGVQDTLRRLQDLPSDRLLVLHNPQNLRAIEARRDEALPDWAAFMSEQPTILAAGRLTHQKGFDLLIDAHARLRERGSRHNLVILGRGELHDELKRQASDLGVADSVFLPGFTANPYAFMRHATAFALSSRYEGLVGVVVEAMACGLPVVAFDCPSGTAELLQDGRCGLLAPPEDVSALADRLGEVLRDEKLRRHLSEQGTRRALDFAPERIVPQWEQLLADVVVSPAVHRVSTLNSSL
- a CDS encoding NPCBM/NEW2 domain-containing protein, giving the protein MHVRLALLALPLVLAACGSPALDAPGDPYADGVSHAWSDGAGLTSSGAVKPASTRDLRGTVFLGSLTWASASNGWGPIEKDVSNGESAAGDGRRLSIDGRKFAKGLGMHADARVTYRLGGACRTFAAFVGIDDEVGNRGSAVFRVLADGTLKFDSGVLRGADGAKSVNVDVSGAREVTLVTTDAGDGIAYDHANWADARVACTGGSTFVSSPPSGSLDSSFATIQADFAVRDTAVQPDGKLLVLGHSSDLNSLGYVIARYNADGTPDLAFGTNGRTTLSVGSLNYAASIAVQSDGKIVASGRSEFPKPLPDIGAQVVDVVMRLTASGQRDVTFGSNGVVILGRASGSSLDLASQPDGKMLLVQGAPFSVLRLLPDGTRDFAFGPNGRVDLSFDVPSGETVASSEATRVASQSDGRIVLSGVRRLQNTDGSTRSEWLVARLTSNGTLDSSFDADGRLVAFDDSLHAARLTDLVVGANGDVALGGQDHGGSCVGAALHNDGALAFRIGPDVSFVGYGNASLAYQADGRLLVACQPVNVAASQGPLVSRVNVDGTLDTAFGTNGSRTVGDAGGVLVQPGGKIVVGWQTITRLNP